The following are from one region of the Tenacibaculum dicentrarchi genome:
- a CDS encoding DPP IV N-terminal domain-containing protein produces the protein MKKILLLFIGLSTLLQAQKKDISLEDIWRKGTFRADYMNSLNSMNGDFYSLLNTENGNSTVDKYSYKTLEKVETIVNGANLNGLKRFDSYSFNSDETKLILGTNFKPIFRHSFLGTFYMYDIASKTLKLIGEDIQRPTFSPDSKRVAYAKNNNLFIRDFSNNTLVQVTNDGEKNKIINGITDWVYEEEFAFVRAFDWSANGNHLAFLRFDESAVKTFSMDVYGKEKYPTQHVFKYPKAGEDNAKVTLHIYTLSTNGTAKMIFGDYEYIPRINWTKDDNILAVRTLNRHQNDLKMYFINAKTYNTSLILNEKDAAYVAVNDDLTFLDDNSFIWSSEKDGYNHMYHYNKKGKLINQVTKGNWEVTNYYGFNADKKTIYYQSVENGSINRGVYSVSLSGENKKILSNPSGTNSGAFSKNMKYFINTFSDATTPRVYSLRNDAGKVLKTIKDNAALKQVVSTYNLSKKEFSTINVNGNDLNMYTIKPANFDANKKYPVLMYQYSGPGSQSVSNSWNSANDYWHQMLAQNGYIVVCVDGRGTGFKGRDFKKVTYLNLVKYETEDQISVAKKLADLPYVDAKRIGIWGWSFGGHMSTNCILKGNDIFTTAIAVAPVTTWRFYDSIYTERYMRTPEENPTGYDANSPLNYPELLKGKYLLIHGTGDDNVHVQNAYRMAEALIQANKQFEWGMYPDKNHGIYGGNTRLHLYTKMTNFIKNNL, from the coding sequence ATGAAAAAAATACTACTACTTTTTATAGGATTATCTACATTATTGCAAGCGCAAAAAAAAGATATTTCCTTAGAAGATATATGGAGAAAAGGCACGTTTAGAGCTGATTACATGAATTCATTAAATTCAATGAATGGCGATTTTTATTCGTTATTGAATACTGAAAATGGAAATTCAACCGTAGATAAATACAGTTACAAAACTTTAGAAAAGGTTGAAACTATCGTAAACGGTGCTAATTTAAACGGTTTAAAAAGATTTGACTCTTATAGCTTTAATAGCGATGAAACAAAACTTATTTTAGGAACTAATTTTAAGCCTATTTTTCGTCATTCTTTTCTAGGAACATTTTATATGTATGATATTGCTTCAAAAACATTGAAGTTAATTGGAGAAGATATTCAGCGTCCTACTTTTTCGCCAGACAGTAAAAGAGTAGCCTATGCAAAAAATAACAATTTATTTATTAGAGATTTTTCAAATAATACCCTTGTTCAGGTAACAAACGATGGTGAAAAAAATAAAATTATCAATGGTATTACCGATTGGGTTTACGAAGAAGAATTTGCTTTCGTAAGAGCTTTTGATTGGAGTGCGAATGGTAATCATCTTGCTTTTTTACGTTTTGACGAAAGTGCTGTTAAAACATTTTCAATGGATGTGTACGGAAAAGAGAAATATCCTACGCAACACGTTTTTAAATATCCGAAAGCTGGGGAAGATAACGCCAAAGTAACCTTACATATTTATACGCTAAGTACTAACGGAACAGCAAAAATGATTTTTGGCGATTATGAATATATTCCAAGAATCAACTGGACAAAAGATGATAATATTTTAGCAGTTCGTACTTTAAATCGTCATCAGAATGATTTGAAAATGTATTTTATCAATGCTAAAACCTACAATACTTCATTAATTTTAAATGAAAAAGATGCTGCTTATGTAGCGGTAAATGATGATTTAACTTTTTTAGATGATAATAGCTTTATTTGGTCTAGTGAAAAAGATGGTTACAATCATATGTATCATTATAATAAAAAAGGGAAGTTAATAAACCAAGTAACTAAAGGAAATTGGGAAGTAACAAATTACTATGGTTTTAATGCTGATAAAAAAACAATTTATTATCAATCTGTAGAAAATGGTTCGATAAATAGAGGTGTTTATAGTGTTTCTTTATCGGGTGAAAATAAAAAAATATTAAGCAATCCTTCAGGAACAAATAGTGGTGCATTTAGTAAAAACATGAAGTATTTTATCAATACTTTTTCTGATGCAACTACGCCAAGAGTTTATTCTTTAAGAAATGATGCTGGAAAAGTATTAAAAACAATTAAAGATAACGCTGCTTTAAAGCAAGTAGTTTCAACATATAATTTAAGTAAAAAAGAGTTTTCAACGATTAATGTAAACGGAAACGACTTAAATATGTACACCATTAAGCCTGCTAATTTTGATGCAAATAAAAAATATCCTGTTTTGATGTATCAATATTCGGGTCCAGGATCTCAAAGTGTATCAAATAGTTGGAATAGCGCCAATGATTATTGGCATCAAATGTTAGCGCAAAATGGTTATATAGTTGTGTGTGTTGATGGTAGAGGAACAGGTTTTAAAGGTAGAGATTTTAAAAAAGTTACCTATTTAAACTTGGTAAAATACGAAACAGAAGATCAAATTTCAGTAGCGAAAAAATTAGCAGATTTACCATATGTTGATGCAAAAAGAATTGGTATTTGGGGTTGGTCATTCGGTGGACACATGAGTACCAACTGTATTTTAAAAGGGAATGATATTTTTACAACGGCAATCGCAGTAGCACCTGTTACTACTTGGCGTTTTTACGATTCTATTTATACCGAACGTTATATGCGTACTCCTGAAGAAAATCCAACTGGTTATGATGCAAACTCGCCTTTAAATTATCCGGAATTATTAAAAGGAAAGTACTTATTAATTCATGGAACAGGCGATGATAATGTACACGTTCAAAATGCATACAGAATGGCGGAAGCTTTAATTCAAGCCAACAAACAATTTGAATGGGGGATGTATCCTGATAAAAATCACGGAATTTACGGTGGTAATACTCGTTTGCATTTATACACGAAAATGACAAACTTTATTAAAAATAATTTATAA
- a CDS encoding peptide MFS transporter, translated as MNTVKQDEFLGHPKGLYVLFFVEMWERFSYYGMRAILTLYLAAPILLGNPQSGFGWSNAETISFYGTYTMLAYITSIPGGWIADKYLGQKKAVMLGGILLCIGHGILAVDAQWAFFTGLFFIVTGVGFLKPNISTMVGGLYPKGDDRRDKGFYIFYIGINLGAFIGALAVGIVAAAYGWHAGFGLAGIGMALGQVVYMYGIKHLKGVGDFMGTQDSPNKELMKKPLTAIEKDRMLVMFLSFLIIIVFWGAFEQAGGLMSLYTEQKTDRLLSFIGYEVPSATFQSINAFFIIVFGTAVGGFWYKWGKKGKESSSLFKMAIGVIIMAFGFFFMSKASTEVVMNGDQVIEKSAMIWLVLAYLFHTIGELCASPVALSFITKLAPVKYASFMMGAYFAATGLGNKVAGLVGSMSEGAGEFQIFTGIAVFCTLFGVLILLILKPLKRLTHGAEDAQLNVNN; from the coding sequence ATGAACACTGTAAAACAAGATGAGTTTTTAGGGCATCCTAAAGGTTTATATGTATTATTTTTCGTAGAAATGTGGGAGCGTTTTTCGTATTATGGTATGAGAGCCATTTTAACATTGTATTTAGCAGCACCGATATTATTAGGAAATCCACAATCTGGTTTTGGTTGGTCAAACGCCGAAACAATTTCTTTTTATGGAACTTATACAATGCTTGCCTATATCACCTCAATACCTGGTGGTTGGATTGCTGATAAATATTTAGGACAGAAAAAAGCCGTAATGTTAGGTGGGATATTACTGTGTATTGGGCATGGTATTTTAGCAGTAGATGCACAATGGGCATTTTTTACAGGCTTATTTTTTATTGTAACGGGTGTTGGTTTTTTAAAACCAAATATTTCAACAATGGTAGGGGGATTATACCCTAAAGGAGATGATAGAAGAGATAAAGGTTTTTATATTTTTTATATCGGAATTAATTTAGGAGCATTTATAGGTGCTTTAGCAGTTGGTATTGTTGCTGCAGCCTACGGATGGCATGCTGGTTTCGGATTAGCAGGTATTGGTATGGCTTTAGGACAGGTTGTTTACATGTATGGAATTAAACATTTAAAAGGTGTTGGTGATTTTATGGGAACACAAGATTCGCCAAATAAAGAATTAATGAAAAAACCATTAACTGCTATTGAAAAAGATAGAATGTTAGTGATGTTTTTATCATTTTTAATCATCATTGTTTTCTGGGGAGCTTTTGAGCAAGCAGGAGGTTTAATGAGTTTATATACCGAACAAAAAACAGATAGATTATTATCATTTATAGGATATGAAGTTCCTTCGGCAACTTTTCAGTCAATCAACGCATTTTTTATCATTGTATTTGGTACTGCTGTTGGTGGTTTCTGGTATAAATGGGGTAAAAAAGGAAAAGAATCATCATCATTATTTAAAATGGCGATTGGTGTAATTATTATGGCTTTTGGTTTTTTCTTTATGAGTAAAGCAAGTACCGAAGTGGTAATGAATGGCGATCAAGTAATTGAAAAATCAGCAATGATTTGGTTAGTGTTAGCCTATTTATTTCACACCATTGGTGAACTATGTGCCTCTCCAGTAGCCTTATCATTTATTACAAAATTAGCACCTGTAAAGTATGCTTCATTTATGATGGGAGCTTATTTTGCCGCTACAGGTTTAGGAAATAAAGTTGCAGGTTTAGTAGGTTCAATGTCTGAAGGGGCAGGAGAATTTCAAATATTTACAGGAATTGCAGTTTTCTGTACTCTTTTTGGAGTCCTTATCCTTTTAATATTAAAACCATTAAAAAGATTAACCCACGGTGCTGAAGATGCTCAGTTAAATGTAAATAATTAA
- a CDS encoding hydroxymethylglutaryl-CoA reductase, degradative, whose product MSKIIAGFSKLTKEEKIAWLIKNYFNNQPEIIQTLKQYWNTDEKLQQLHDDFIENTISNFYMPYGIAPNFIINGQDYVIPMVVEESSVVAAASLVAKYWSTRGGFKTEVVSTTKIGQVHFMYQGDKKALTTYFEQQKENLYTATASITKNMEKRGGGILDIQLIDKTDKLADYYQLHVTFETKDSMGANFINSCLEAIAKTFRKDDIEIVMSILSNYVPQCLVRAEVSCKIEDLGGENPQKFAQKFEQAVKIAEIEPYRAVTHNKGIMNGIDSVVLATGNDFRAIEAGAHAYASKDGQYRSLTHCETKDGIFKFWIEIPLALGTVGGLTALHPMAKLSLDMMQKPSAKQLMEIIATAGLAQNFAALRALTTKGIQHGHMKMHLQNILNQLEATSQEKEIVTTYFDNKTVSHSAVVDKVNELRK is encoded by the coding sequence ATGTCTAAAATTATTGCTGGATTTTCTAAACTTACAAAAGAAGAAAAAATAGCTTGGTTAATTAAAAATTATTTTAATAATCAACCTGAAATTATACAAACATTAAAACAATATTGGAATACTGATGAAAAACTACAACAATTACATGACGATTTTATAGAAAACACCATTTCTAACTTTTATATGCCCTACGGAATTGCGCCAAATTTCATCATCAATGGGCAAGATTATGTAATTCCGATGGTCGTTGAAGAAAGCTCTGTTGTTGCTGCGGCATCGTTAGTTGCAAAATATTGGAGTACTCGTGGTGGTTTTAAAACTGAAGTTGTTTCTACTACCAAAATCGGACAAGTACATTTTATGTATCAAGGCGATAAAAAAGCGTTGACAACTTATTTTGAGCAACAAAAAGAAAATTTATATACCGCAACAGCTTCCATTACCAAAAATATGGAAAAACGTGGCGGAGGTATTTTAGATATTCAATTAATTGATAAAACCGATAAACTTGCTGATTATTATCAACTTCATGTAACTTTTGAAACAAAAGATAGCATGGGTGCAAATTTCATCAATTCTTGTTTAGAAGCTATTGCAAAAACTTTTAGAAAAGATGATATAGAAATTGTCATGAGTATTTTATCAAATTATGTTCCACAGTGTTTGGTTCGAGCTGAAGTTTCTTGTAAAATTGAAGATTTAGGCGGAGAAAATCCTCAGAAATTTGCTCAAAAATTTGAACAAGCTGTTAAAATTGCTGAAATAGAACCTTACAGAGCCGTAACTCATAATAAAGGAATTATGAATGGTATTGATTCGGTAGTTTTAGCCACAGGAAACGATTTTAGAGCTATTGAAGCTGGTGCACATGCCTATGCTTCAAAAGATGGACAATACAGAAGTTTAACGCATTGTGAAACAAAAGACGGGATCTTTAAATTTTGGATTGAAATTCCGCTTGCTCTTGGTACTGTTGGAGGTTTAACAGCTTTACATCCTATGGCAAAATTATCGTTAGACATGATGCAAAAACCATCAGCAAAACAGTTAATGGAAATTATTGCAACTGCTGGTTTAGCTCAAAATTTTGCCGCTTTACGTGCTTTAACAACTAAAGGAATTCAGCACGGACACATGAAAATGCACTTGCAAAATATTTTAAATCAGTTAGAAGCAACATCCCAAGAAAAAGAAATTGTTACCACTTATTTTGATAACAAAACTGTTTCTCATAGTGCTGTAGTTGATAAAGTTAACGAATTAAGAAAATAA
- a CDS encoding GYDIA family GHMP kinase produces MDTFYSNGKLLLTGEYLVLDGATSLAVPTKFGQDLTVEPIKEQQLIWGSFTNTGECWFEATFDLPKLRLTSATFNSDKEGNAEFIAETLSDILQEAKKLNPDFLSDKNDDKNGYLVKTNLTFPQNWGLGSSSTLINNIATWAKVNPFILLQNAFSGSGYDIACASNNTPILYQLDAKKPIVSKIEFNPNFTDELFFIYLNQKQNSREGIAQYKNHREEAKKLIPEINNLTQQFLKADSTKNINKIIVEHEQIISSIIKQQPVKKRLFPDYFGEIKSLGAWGGDFVLATGNENTVNYFEEKEYNTIVPYQKMVL; encoded by the coding sequence TTGGATACATTTTACAGCAACGGAAAATTATTATTAACAGGTGAATATCTTGTTTTAGACGGTGCAACATCGTTGGCTGTTCCTACTAAATTTGGGCAAGATTTAACAGTTGAACCCATTAAAGAACAACAACTTATTTGGGGAAGTTTTACCAATACTGGCGAATGTTGGTTTGAAGCTACTTTTGATTTGCCAAAGTTACGCCTAACTTCTGCTACTTTTAATTCTGATAAAGAAGGAAATGCCGAATTTATCGCAGAAACTTTATCAGATATTTTACAAGAAGCTAAAAAATTAAATCCTGATTTTTTAAGCGATAAAAATGATGATAAAAACGGTTATCTTGTAAAAACAAACTTAACTTTTCCGCAAAATTGGGGCTTAGGAAGTTCATCAACTTTAATAAATAACATTGCTACTTGGGCAAAAGTTAATCCGTTTATTTTGTTGCAAAATGCCTTTTCAGGAAGTGGTTATGATATTGCTTGTGCAAGTAATAACACGCCTATTTTATATCAACTAGATGCAAAAAAACCGATTGTATCAAAAATAGAATTCAATCCTAATTTTACAGATGAATTATTTTTTATCTATTTAAATCAAAAACAAAATAGCCGAGAAGGAATTGCACAATATAAAAATCATCGAGAAGAAGCTAAAAAATTAATTCCTGAAATAAACAATTTAACACAGCAATTTTTAAAGGCAGATTCTACTAAAAATATCAATAAAATAATCGTTGAACACGAACAAATAATCAGTTCGATTATCAAACAACAACCCGTAAAAAAACGATTATTTCCAGATTATTTTGGCGAAATAAAAAGCTTAGGTGCTTGGGGTGGAGATTTTGTTTTAGCTACAGGAAATGAAAATACAGTAAATTATTTTGAAGAAAAAGAATATAATACAATTGTTCCTTATCAAAAAATGGTTTTATAA